The following are encoded together in the Anabrus simplex isolate iqAnaSimp1 chromosome 5, ASM4041472v1, whole genome shotgun sequence genome:
- the LOC136874313 gene encoding heme transporter hrg1-A, which produces MAHSCKDWFRLIISGIGVFLGVSAFIAFFCVYGNHAAGVWALFSGIFAAVCLHLHYLHFQDRLDSWHSIETLQGVKLLGVMAALAGGAGFVWYIFVALYYNIPVMPVGPSDFITSVWAFMTFKWGVMMILFSQMYSSIIFRDNPRLLSV; this is translated from the exons ATGGCTCACAGTTGTAAAGACTGGTTTCGTTTGATTATAAGTGGTATTGGAGTGTTCCTTGGTGTTTCAGCTTTTATCGCGTTTTTCTGCGTGTATGGAAATCACGCAGCCGGTgtttgggctttattttcag GTATATTTGCAGCAGTTTGTTTGCATTTGCACTATCTGCATTTTCAAGATCGACTTGATTCATGGCATTCCATTGAGACATTGCAGGGAGTCAAACTACTGGGTGTAATGGCTGCTTTAGCTGGAGGCGCTGGCTTTGTGTGGTACATCTTTGTTGCCCTTTACTATAATATCC CTGTAATGCCTGTGGGGCCGAGCGACTTCATAACATCTGTATGGGCGTTCATGACATTCAAATGGGGAGTTATGATGATCCTTTTCAGCCAAATGTACAGCTCGATCATATTTAGAGATAATCCTCGACTGCTGAGTGTGTGA